In the genome of Phlebotomus papatasi isolate M1 chromosome 2, Ppap_2.1, whole genome shotgun sequence, one region contains:
- the LOC129801127 gene encoding uncharacterized protein K02A2.6-like has protein sequence MASKAEDKDSVLTDVLARMLELISQIQNREQRPELTIEALAPSIKEFSFDPEKGTTFDKWYCLYEDIFREDAKALSEAARVRLLLRKLSPNCHAGYVNSLLPRAPRDLNYEQTVEALNKLYGSRESLFHIRWKCLQMQKDEADDFKSHSTKVNKACEDYRLGDLTPEHFKVLIFIMSLRDSKDKEVRSRLLRLLDTEDPSKITLNLMAEESIRFTTIKSDSAVVEQSAQGNNSSLEVCAVKQKPVNSKGKAHTHKHTISQKFPKTTPPSPCWQCGGMHFVKFCEYSNKTCPSCSKKGHKDGYCGVVSAKKKHPQKKQQASVNTITTDVCSVTSLRRSVDVKINNITYRLLYDPGSEVTIISDANWRLMGSPPLQNPSITARDAQGNPLTFHGELHTQVTFREMNRAAKCLISTSDINLFGADWITLFGLWNEPASSFTCNAVNAIEGSTITQDNIVTELKQKFPTVFSSSLGKYNKAKGQLRLKPNCAPVFRPRRPVPIHMTQLVDEELQRLQNLRIITPVDYSEYAAPIVIVRKPNGSIRICADYSTGLNSILETHHYPIPTPERIFASLSSSKIFSKVDLSDAYLQIEMDDESRRMLSISTHRGIFEFNRLCPGVKSAPGIFQQTLDTVLAGIPSVFAYFDDVLVATPDMETHGKALLAVFERFHTNNLRVKLEKCKFFMKEVRFLGIVIDASGQRPDPDKSHAIACMPPPTNVAELRSFLGALTFYSRFVRHMSEIRQPLDSLLRKDVAWQWTLECQQAFQKFKEILLSNLLLMHYNPSLPVIVAGDASEAGIGCVAFHKLEDGSLKAFHHASRRLSQTEKNYSQIEKEGLALVFAVTKFHNYIYGRRFVMKTDHKPLLAIFGSKKGIPIHTANRLQRWALILLAYEFTLEFVPTDKFGAADILSRLIQQHPRPTDEDFVVASVESDGIDDSIIQDVVRNIPVTFRMIQNSTQKCPILLEVASLILKGWPLHSANLSAEVSEFFKFRESLSLIRSCIMYRERIVIPSNLRTDILKQLHDAHPGITRMKALARSYVFWPKIDKDIEDLVKNCANCVAVAKFPTKSVLYSWPLSTRPWQRVHADFAGPVNGLWFLVLVDSYTKWPEVYTMSSTTATATITNIGDACARLGFMETLVTDCGRQFDCMEFNTFCEMSGIMHITTPPYHPQSNGQAERFVDTLKRSMKKLKDSGDVHSSLQKFLMNYRATPNPNTFNGTSPSELMLGRQLRIPLDLIKPPEDESPKRNVSMEEMFNKKHGAKNRFFSVGEKVYARQGDKTEWTPGTIIEKRGNVLYNVLLEFTWGTRLIRAHTNQIITRTGAALSSPPPGALVVPTPKDPVDPISQRRRNPRVPTRTSPIKLRSREPRST, from the coding sequence atGGCGAGTAAGGCAGAAGACAAAGACTCTGTACTTACCGATGTATTGGCGAGAATGTTAGAACTCATCTCGCAGATACAAAATCGAGAACAGCGCCCTGAATTGACCATTGAGGCTTTGGCACCGTCgattaaagaattttcttttgatccGGAGAAAGGCACCACGTTTGACAAATGGTATTGCCTTTACGAAGATATCTTCAGGGAAGATGCCAAAGCACTCTCAGAAGCCGCCAGGGTGAGACTTCTCTTGAGAAAACTGAGCCCTAATTGCCATGCAGGTTATGTCAATTCATTACTGCCAAGAGCACCCAGAGATCTCAATTACGAGCAAACAGTCGAGGCCCTCAACAAACTCTACGGCTCACGTGAATCCTTATTTCACATCCGATGGAAGTGTCTTCAGATGCAGAAAGACGAAGCAGATGATTTCAAGAGCCACTCTACAAAAGTAAACAAAGCGTGTGAGGATTATCGTCTTGGAGATTTGACGCCAGAACACTTTAAGGTTCTTATCTTCATCATGAGCCTTCGCGACAGTAAAGACAAGGAGGTGAGATCACGCCTTTTACGTCTTTTGGACACTGAAGATCCCTCGAAGATTACACTCAATCTCATGGCTGAGGAATCCATCAGATTCACCACAATTAAATCGGATAGTGCAGTTGTGGAGCAATCTGCTCAAGGGAACAATTCTTCACTGGAAGTGTGTGCTGTCAAGCAGAAACCTGTCAACAGCAAAGGCAAAGCGCACACACACAAACACACCATCTctcaaaagtttccaaaaacaaCACCACCCTCTCCGTGCTGGCAGTGCGGTGGAATGCATTTTGTGAAGTTTTGCGAGTACTCGAATAAAACCTGCCCTTCCTGTAGCAAGAAAGGACACAAAGATGGGTATTGTGGTGTAGTTTCTGCAAAGAAAAAACACCCCCAGAAAAAACAGCAAGCTTCTGTGAACACAATCACCACAGACGTGTGTTCAGTGACTTCACTCAGACGCAGTGTCGATGTCAAAATAAACAACATAACCTATCGTTTGTTGTACGACCCAGGATCGGAAGTTACCATTATCTCAGATGCAAATTGGCGTCTTATGGGCTCTCCACCACTTCAGAATCCCTCCATCACAGCGAGAGATGCACAAGGAAATCCACTGACTTTCCATGGTGAGCTTCATACACAGGTGACTTTCCGGGAGATGAATCGCGCAGCCAAGTGTCTCATTAGCACTAGTGATATCAATCTCTTTGGGGCTGATTGGATAACCCTTTTTGGATTATGGAACGAACCAGCTTCCTCTTTCACTTGCAACGCAGTAAATGCCATTGAGGGATCCACAATCACGCAGGACAATATCGTCACAGAGCTCAAGCAGAAGTTTCCTACAGTTTTCTCATCGAGTTTGGGAAAATACAACAAAGCGAAGGGACAGCTTCGCCTCAAGCCAAATTGTGCACCAGTTTTTCGTCCCAGACGCCCAGTGCCAATTCACATGACACAATTGGTAGACGAAGAACTTCAGCGACTACAAAATCTGAGAATCATCACACCAGTAGATTACAGTGAGTACGCAGCACCCATTGTTATTGTTAGAAAACCCAATGGATCAATTAGAATTTGTGCTGATTATTCTACGGGACTGAACAGTATTCTCGAGACACACCATTATCCAATTCCCACTCCTGAGCGAATTTTTGCAAGTCTGTCTAGTtctaaaatattctcaaaagtTGATCTCTCGGATGCATATTTGCAAATAGAAATGGATGATGAGTCTCGCAGAATGCTATCCATTTCCACACATAGAGGGATTTTCGAATTTAACCGGCTGTGCCCAGGAGTGAAATCAGCTCCCGGAATTTTCCAACAAACACTTGATACAGTTTTGGCAGGAATTCCTTCAGTGTTCGCTTATTTTGATGATGTGTTAGTTGCTACTCCGGACATGGAGACTCACGGGAAAGCTCTTTTAGCTGTTTTTGAGCGGTTCCACACGAACAATTTGCGCGTTAAACtcgaaaaatgcaaatttttcatgAAAGAGGTTAGATTTTTGGGAATCGTTATTGACGCATCTGGCCAGCGTCCTGACCCTGATAAATCTCACGCTATTGCATGCATGCCTCCACCCACAAATGTTGCGGAATTACGGTCATTCCTGGGCGCACTAACGTTTTATTCCCGATTTGTGAGGCACATGAGCGAAATTAGGCAACCATTAGATTCCTTACTTAGAAAGGATGTTGCATGGCAGTGGACACTTGAATGCCAGCAGGCATTTCAAAAGTTCAAGGAAATACTCCTTTCAAACCTACTACTGATGCACTATAACCCCTCCCTTCCAGTTATCGTTGCTGGGGATGCCAGTGAAGCAGGTATCGGATGTGTGGCATTTCATAAGTTGGAGGACGGATCCCTTAAGGCTTTTCATCACGCATCCAGAAGATTATCACAAACAGAGAAGAATTATTCACAGATTGAAAAGGAGGGGCTTGCCTTGGTTTTTGCTGTGACCAAATTTCACAATTACATTTACGGTAGAAGGTTTGTCATGAAAACAGATCACAAGCCACTGCTTGCAATTTTTGGATCTAAAAAGGGAATACCCATTCACACTGCAAACCGCTTGCAACGTTGGGCACTCATCCTGCTTGCCTATGAATTCACGCTTGAATTCGTCCCAACTGACAAATTTGGAGCAGCAGACATTTTGAGTCGTCTCATCCAACAACACCCACGTCCTACTGATGAAGATTTTGTTGTCGCATCCGTAGAATCAGATGGAATTGATGATTCTATCATACAGGACGTGGTGAGAAACATTCCTGTAACATTCCGGATGATTCAAAATTCCACTCAAAAGTGTCCTATTCTCTTAGAAGTTGCCTCGCTCATACTAAAGGGTTGGCCACTCCATTCCGCCAATCTATCAGCAGAAGTTTCTGAATTCTTCAAATTCAGAGAATCACTGTCACTTATAAGGTCTTGTATAATGTACAGAGAACGAATTGTTATTCCCAGCAACCTTCGCACTGATATCTTAAAACAACTACATGATGCCCACCCGGGAATCACGAGGATGAAGGCACTTGCCCGCTCATATGTCTTTTGGCCAAAAATAGATAAAGACATTGAAGACCTTGTCAAGAACTGTGCAAATTGCGTTGCTGTGGCGAAATTCCCCACGAAAAGTGTACTTTACTCGTGGCCTTTGTCTACAAGACCTTGGCAGAGAGTTCATGCAGATTTCGCAGGACCAGTAAATGGGTTATGGTTCCTCGTGCTCGTGGACTCGTACACAAAGTGGCCGGAGGTGTACACAATGAGCTCTACCACTGCAACAGCTACAATCACGAACATTGGGGATGCATGTGCCCGCCTAGGGTTCATGGAGACTTTAGTGACCGATTGTGGGAGGCAATTTGATTGCATGGAGTTCAATACTTTCTGTGAAATGTCCGGAATCATGCACATCACAACACCTCCTTACCACCCACAATCTAATGGACAAGCAGAGAGGTTTGTGGACACCCTAAAACGCTCCATGAAGAAATTGAAGGACTCAGGGGATGTTCATTCatcacttcaaaaatttctgaTGAACTATAGGGCTACACCAAACCCTAATACTTTCAATGGAACTTCACCCTCTGAGCTCATGCTTGGGCGTCAATTGCGTATTCCGTTAGACCTCATTAAGCCTCCGGAAGACGAGTCACCCAAAAGAAATGTTTCCATGGAGGAAATGTTCAATAAGAAACATGGTgcgaaaaacagatttttttcggTGGGGGAAAAGGTCTACGCCCGACAAGGTGACAAAACTGAGTGGACTCCGGGCACAATCATAGAAAAAAGAGGAAATGTCCTTTACAACGTGTTATTGGAATTTACTTGGGGAACCCGCCTGATTCGGGCTCATACAAATCAAATCATTACTCGCACTGGAGCTGCATTATCTTCACCACCTCCTGGTGCATTAGTTGTTCCAACGCCCAAAGATCCTGTGGACCCAATCAGTCAGAGACGCAGAAACCCGAGAGTTCCAACGCGAACGTCTCCAATTAAATTACGCTCTCGAGAGCCTAGGAGTACCTGA